Below is a genomic region from Cloeon dipterum chromosome 2, ieCloDipt1.1, whole genome shotgun sequence.
AAAAATGTcccaatatttttgtgttacgtactttaaatcaaacacttacaataaaaattgtcattatTGCCATAtccataaaagaaaaatttactcacGAGTAGCCTCTGTCCTGAGCAACCGCCGCGGCACCATAGGGACTGGGAGTGTACATTTCAAAGTGCGTTTCTCTGTCTTGCGTCGACAGTGAGCTCAACGACTGTATGTGGTGCAGAATATTTCATGCGTTTATATATAGGAGTCTCCCAAAAATCTGTCCAAttgctgaaataattttttctgccagCCCTGTTAGATGCGCTGTTGCACGCTGAATGACGGGAGAGCAGAAGATCGCGCGGCCAATTTCACGCCACTCAGGCCGCCCCATTGGCCTCCATATTCAGATGGGCCGCAAAATATGTATGctaatttagattaaatttctaGATTTGAAGATTTCTTGTATTGACTCGCAAAATTAGTTGATCTAAAATACTTTTCTTAGAAatgctttatattttattttctaatttaagcggggagtaaatttaaacaaacaattcaTGCAAAGTGGGAgagttaaattggaaattattgccAGGAATTCAGGACATTAAAAAGGGTGAAATTATtctgaatataaataaattagtaaaaatgttttgctcgAATAATGAATATtcgatttcaaatatttaaaaatataattcacttCAAGCAATCCTGTAAaccaaataagaaaattcgaaaataatccacggaaaattttcagtagaaaattcgaaaaattatttatggcgagatttccataaaataaatcccaTACAAAATGGTCAGGCacacatatattatattagcTTAAATGCTCcactaaaaaatgaaaaaatgatgaaaacgTTAAATGAgttagattatttttgttggatAAAGAAAAAGCGACTGCAACTCTTAAAAATCATGAGTCAACATGTCAACAATGCTAATTGCGAAAAacagcataaaattttataattttaaattttagcttgtGATTAgaattttcaagcatttttaaataattctgattCTGATACTGattcattatttatgcaataaaaaaatcactattgAGACTCGAAAATCAGGAAAACAcctaatttaatcaattttgtattatttcattatcatAAAAGCAAAAGCACAAGAAATACCGGATTCGTAACATCGTATTCCTTGTTTTCGACATTTTTCCATTGACTTATTGGTTGGAATGGTTGGTTTCGCGCGGTCCTGGAGCCTCCCCCCTCTCTTCACCCGGTAACAGCACACGTTCACAACTTTGCCaaccaaaattattaacacGAGATTGCCGAATCCCTCTATATGactcaattataaaaatcagaaagaaaacattttttaaaattaattaataactagAAAGATTTCTAtcaaatggttaaaaattttgattcatttcattttggcTGAGATCTTTTGCAGACTCTTGTTCCCCAAAACTCAAGAGTCGAGGTTACGCCCCCTTGTTCCCGAACCATAACACACCTCTGAACCAAAAGGTCACCTTGAGGCCGCGCACGTCCCTCGTCTCTTTGACATTGTCATTTTGGAAGAGTTCCTCACACCACACGCAAAAATGGGTCGCAAATTCTTCGTGGGTGGAAACTGGAAGATGAACGGAAACAAGGCGGGCATCGACGGCATCATTGCCTTTTTGAAAGCGGGCCCAATCGACCCCAATGTCGGTAGGTAGCAAGCCGCTCGGATATTATGGCCTTTTTGGATTTTCATCTTCAATGTCACTCGCTCTGCAGATGTTGTCGTCGGCTGCCCGGCCATCTACCTGGATTACGCAAGACAGCAGTGTCCGGACAATGTCCAGGTCGCTGCCCAGAACGCGTACAAAGTCCCCAGTGGTGCATTCACAGGTACacctttattgattttatctcaattttatCCTCAGGTTGGATATAATAAAAGGTTTTTatgacttaaaaatattttacaggtGAAATTAGCCCAGCTATGATTGCCGATATTGGTCTCCAGTGGGTCATTTTGGGTCACTCCGAGCGCAGGGCCATTTTCGGAGAGTCTGACGAGGTATGTATATAACCATTAAGATTCAGAGCTctctagattaaaatttaatcgcgTTTTTCAGTTGGTTGCAGACAAGACCAAGCACGCCCTCGACTCTGGCCTGAAGGTCATCGCTTGCATTGGTGAAACTCTTGCCGAGCGAGAAGCTAATCAGACTGAGGCCGTCGTCTTCAGGCAAACTGCGGCTATTGCTGCTAAAATCACCGATTGGACCAACGTTGTTCTCGCTTACGAGCCCGTTTGGGCCATCGGCACCGGCAAAACCGCCTCTCCCCAGCAGGTATGTCAAGGGAAAATCCACTAAATACATGATTTTCTATCTTGAAAAACTACTCTTTCcagctctttttaaatttgattctttgaaggacattattaattttgggatgactattaattataaaaaaaatcaatcaaaaatgtatttttaaacatcagcgggggccagatgtgcgataaaattagttcgcaatgcgcagatccaagatggcgtctaatgggaaacaaaaagctctctttggattgccgtacgagtgtcaagagtttgtttttaagatccaaaagacacaatttgttaagagtaatgcatattatgtcacaatattgaccaaaacttggttcttttcgcgccatactccaccggacgccatatctgcgcgttgcacgaatctggaccctgctgttaaactttattttttatattttttaagaagtaTGTAactgcaataattttgttttgtgttttatgaatcaataattttgtgtaattcttattttacaaCAATATAATCAGTTAAGACACTAAATcgtgataaaaattacatcgagtttttcaatttaacaaaaaatcctttggcaccgttatttttttcgttatttGCATATAGGACATAGAAACTTTTGGATTTAAACCTTCTAAAAAATGTCAGATTAGGATTAATTGATATTCATATTTCAATTCTTTGAACAGTCGGTCAGTGTgtcattttgaattgaaaattccagGCCCAGGAAGTTCACGCCAAGCTGCGTGAGTGGCTGAAGGAGAAGGTGTCTCCCGAGGTGTCGGACAGCCTGAGGATCATCTACGGCGGCTCAGTCACGGCCGGCAACGCCAAGGAGCTCGGCCAGGAAGCCGACATTGACGGCTTCCTCGTGGGCGGCGCTTCTCTCAAGCCCGATTTCATCCAGATCATCAATGCCAAGCAGTAATGCAATTACTGTGTCacttttttctcctctctcgacggtgcttttcttttttcctatTACACGATtacgaattttttgctgtagTCAAATAATTGTTGAACCTGAAAAATTACGCAGCTGTTGATAAGTTTTATTGGATTTTATGACGCAGGATGTAGCGAATTTCGGCCCAGAGAAGatgcataatatttatgaaagaCACTGTATAGCTCGCAATAAAATTGCCTAGCTGAATTAActtggtttatttttccgcCGCTTATACATATTCGCAGCTGAATGCAATCAAAAAGTTCTCGGCCGCAAGATGGAAAGAGTGGTTTTCGGTGTCACGCTCTCGCCTCACGCTGCGTGCCAGATTCGAGGAGGGATGTTCGCCGCCTAACCGCCCCTCTTGGGCATAAAACCCTGGCCCGGTCGCAGTCAGCGTGCAGACCCCGAGACCTCGACGATGCGATCGCTCCTGCCAGGCACGCTGGTGCTGCTCTCGCTGTGGCTCGTCCAAAACGCGCTCGCCGCCCAGGACGCAGACGAGGCCTGTGAGAGCCTTCCGGCCGAAATACACCTCATCAAAGGTACACcctgagagaaaaataatctcggctaaaattttggtatttaattttttatctggagaaaatgtattttttgttttcaaagtttggtaaaatatatttccttgtCGGATTAAGATGCAAGAAAAGTTAGATAAAACACAGATGATTAAtctgctaaattaaaatttaatttacttaaattcaATAACTCCCCAGCAACTGGGAAATTCCCTAGTTTATTGCAGCCACAGCAAAATATAAAGATTTGAACCCTTCAAACGGTTAATTTGAgttataattcattttctttcagaGGAATTCGACGAGTTGGGCAGGCTGCAGCGCACTTGCAACGGCGACGTGGCGGTGAACAAATGCGAAGGACAGTGTTCCTCCCAGGTGCAGCCGAGCGTTGTCACCCCGACCGGATTCCTCaaggtaaaattataaaaaaaataatcccaaAAAAACCCTTTACTAATGCTCTCGACTGGCAGGAGTGCTTCTGCTGCAGGGAGACGTTCATGAGGGAGCGCACCCTGACCCTGATGCACTGCTACGACCCTGACGGCACCCGTCTGCACGGCGACAAGGAAACGATGGACGTCAAGCTGAAGGAGCCGGCCGAGTGCAAATGCTACAAGTGCGGCGAGTACTCGAGGTGATCTCATACACAGACCACGCGCGGCCCTTTCAACCAGCATCTTTTGTCACGAACGAGAATAAACTAATAAAGTGAACCATAATGAAAActgatttatgattttattgtcATTCCCTCGCTaaacacaataataaaattctataaaatgcCTAAATACATCGTTGGGACtattaatgatatttaaattgcacAATTTGCGCCACACCAGAAAccgcagaaattaaattgtgcaaTCTGCTCGAGGTCACCAATCGCGGGGGTTGCTCTGCGCGGTGCCACTTCCCCCAGCGTCTGCTGCGGGGAGCACCGTGGGGCTCCTCTTTCTCACCACCACGAATATGCAATAAGAATGATTTGTGACTCGCTTTCTGCGCTTCGCCACCAAATCCAACATGTGACAGTTGTGtatatatcaaaataaaatatatcggCTCACTAATATACAGTACGAAATAAACTCAAAGATGGATTTTGCTTTGaataagaataatttagttGGTAAGAAGAAGTTGCATGGAACAGAAAAGGTTGTGATAATAATATCCAGAAAGACgacttaatttttggaattttttgtgtttcaatttttgatttggACCGAAATAGCTCAGAGAAGAAAAAGGGTGATATTTATGACTTTTtggatatttaattattcttttgtaACGAAACGTTAACTAACACGTggtttttgcaacattttttcttgtctGGACTTTATTTAACTGGacacaaatgaatttttcaagcattttagcctttctgagaaaaaaattataaaatttatggagGGGCTTGAACAGATCTGACAGAAAAGTctagattttaatgaaaaatgtagattttttGTCCTTATTTTTGTGGGTTTGTCggtaaaagtttcaaattagtCAAGTTGCACGGtgccaaaaaatatgttttagtttatttgaaatcgcaattttttatttttaaattataatggaTTTTAGAAAGATAGACAGATAATTAGCTTAGGAAAAacatattgattaaaattccaaagtcAATCATTATTGCTACTATCTCAAGTGTTAGATAAATAAACTACGAAATTTGATATGATTAATAATGCGATTcctatttcataaataaaattggcacCTGTAacagttgaaattattaatttctacaAGATGGTTTTATTCATATTACggctttaaaattaagcagGATTCAGATATTTTGCCATAAATAATGCTAACTATAAAAAATACCCCTCatgttttcattcaaaataatatatttatttttgggaataaaaaatcaaattaaagcaaGCGTGTAAGAATTTTTAGGATGAGTTTAAGTGGatctgaacaaaaaatttgaaaataatacctCTCTTTCTGCTTAAtattgtgttaaaaaattcaagagggTGCAAAAATTAGCACGCTtaaatcaagcggcgagcgctgtctttctttattaaaaatcatgattctaccagaaataattatattagaCACACTTCTAGATAGATCACAAagagaggaattaaaatcaaacaaaaaaataaccattttcAGGCCATTTAGTTATTCGAGAAATGAAGATTTACATTTATGTACAAAAAGAAAGCTAAccgtttattttatctttaattatGCCAATTATTCAATCATTTGAAGAGCCCCTATTCTTTTCATTATACGATTATtaacgtaaaataaatatacttgaGAGCAAGTTAAAAGCGCAACACGGTGACGAAAGTCATTGCTCCCGCACGCTGCTCATTTTCGCTGCGGCAGCAAGGAGCGTGTAGCCACAGTTTTGCTCTCATTACAGAGGAAAAGTGCAATTTCCAAGCAGCGATCGCGACCGACTGGGGGTGGCGATTGGCAAACCGCACCACGGGGGTGGCCCGGGGGTGGGGTGACGCGGTTAAAAGGGTGTGCGTCTGCTGCTGGCCAAGACAGAGCCGCTCAGACATGAGCACTGGCTGGCTGCAAGTGCTGATCGCGGTGGCCGTCGGCCTGTGGGCCGTGGCCGGCGCCGACGAATGCTCCGTCACGCCCGTCATCCACGTGCTGCAGTACCCGGGCTGCGTGCCCAAGCCCATTCCCAGCTTCGCGTGCACCGGCCGCTGCACCAGCTACCTCCAGGTAATATGGGTAAATATGCTTCAGAAATTTCTCTGAGTGTTGCCCGTTGTACGAGTCCAAGAGCGTTTTTCCTTTGCACTCTCTCGTCTCGCTTGCAGGTGTCCGGATCCAAAATTTGGCAGATGGAACGCTCGTGTATGTGCTGCCAGGAGAGCGGAGAACGCGAGGCCAGCGTCACGCTTTTCTGCCCCAAAGCCAAACCCGGAGAGCGAAAATTCAGAAAGGCAAGTGAATTTATGTCAATTATCAAGTATCAACCACGTGGATTTTTCCGATGTAATTCGTTCAAACAAGATTTTAGTTCAAAACTTTCATTTTAGTAACTAAAGATTATTCAAAATTCCTAGATTCAATTTATAGTACGTAAAAAAggtcatttattaaaattcaaatttcaaatgcagctttttaactatttaaataaattcattgaattaaaatattttagtttttagctccgtctaaataatttaaattttcactaaaatgAACGACTTACATCtatttttgttcataaaaaaCATAGATAATTAGTTACACTTTATTCTCCTTTGTGATGGTTTATTTAGGGTTGCGAAAACTcccgaaatattttgaaaaaaatgcagagcacgatttttttaccaaaatctTCCAGGCAATTTTTGcacttacaattattttacattagttttgctaattttctgtCAAAGACCTCGACTTGAGCTCAGGGTAGACAGAAAATTCAGGGTAAGATTTACAAAACCGAACCTCCAATTTCTAGCCGAAGTAATTGGTAAAAATCGACTCGTAGTGATAACAAGAAAATCCAACATGCCTTTTTAAACGATCTGCCCTCAGGTAATAACAAAGGCGCCGCTGGAGTGCATGTGCCGGCCGTGCACGGGGGTGGAGGAGAGCGCGGTAATCCCGCAGGAAATCGCCGCTTACGGAGACGAAGGGCCGCTCACCGCCCACTTCATTAGGAGCAACCAATTGTAGTAACCGAAATTGAAACTGCTGTGCGAGAGTTTGTGTGTTCTTTGCATTGAGGGTGTAATTAGCTAATAAAATCATTCGTCACAAGTTTAGTTGGACTCGTTCATTGTTGAAAGCAGCCACCACGTGcgattttattaatatcaaattccAATCATTTTTACTTATCAATCTACTTCTACCCTTAAGTATCATTGCGTCGTATAATTAtgtgtataaaaaaataaaattgagagaGAAGCAGATCCACGGACGATCGGCCTCACTTTTCCAAAACGCCTGTTCCGATTATGAAAGCAAGACTAAATGAAATTTgactaaaaatcaaaataatgattttaatataaaatataacaaatttgGATAAATACCATTTTTTAGACAGCCAAGTAGATTAAAAGGACAAgacaagtttaaaatttaagtttttcctCCCCAAAGACTACAGGGGAGTAACACAAGTAATATCCCAGAGattagaataaaaacaaaaaggagaGCAAAGCGCAGGAAAAGTGGAGAACGAGCGACTGTGTAAGTGCTCAGAGGTATCGATGCTACTTTACTTTGATGGCTTCTCGGTTGACAGATCAAAAAATTGCGTTAGGTAATTGACCAGCCTTATTACTCCAAACCTTTCTCttgcagtgtgtgtgtgtgtgttgtttgtCCTCGACTCAGTGGGCAAGTACATatcttataaataaattagaaggAATGCGCTGAAGCGTCTCTAGGTGATGTTGTACAAGGGTAGGTCGGCCAGGTTGGCCTTGTCCTGCTCCGTTTCATCCCTGCAGATCATCAAAGTGTGCGCCATGCCCATCTCGATGGCGTGCACGTGGAGGCCGTCCATCGTCTTCACCTCGGTCGGGTTAGCCGATGACTTCTTCGTGTCACCCAAACCCTATCGAGAcaaaaaaattccagtttgcacaaatttgatagttaatttaaaacggaATTATTTGGAATGGCACCAAGTTAAAAGTCATAAATTCAtgggatgaaaaaattaaaataaaaattcagccaCTGGACgcttaaaaattactcaatttGCTTGacctcttaaaaataaatttcacgatTTGTTTTGCCACAAAAACCCTAAAAACGCCAATATTTCTTGGATAGAAATGCTAATTATCTGTTTAAGCAGACAATGACTGCCCAAAtaagaagcattttttttaaaaactcgtCAGTGCAACAACGATTTTGAGGTATTGAAGAAGAGAAAGTAGAACTTACAAGTTCGCCATAGGTTGGAGAGCATCCCCAGCCAATGACGGATTCGTCAGCGGCCACCATCACGCTGGTGACAGAGCAGCCGATGCTGCGCACGTCCCAGCCGCACAGATCCTGTACCGGCTTTGGGTACATGTTGGCCTCTCCAGTGCGCTTCGTCATGCCCCAAGAGAACACATTGCCTGGGAAAATAAgacaaaattgatattcaatatcagatgaaaaagaaaaagaaactttctcaaaattgtatttaaacataaaaaaaacatgccaAATTCATTAAAGAgtcctgaatatttttttttaaatataaaacgcATCATTCTCTTTGAAAACcaaagtaaataattcaaatttacagtttattcatttataaaattttctgtttatatACTCAAATTaacattgttaaaaaaatgccgacattttaaaaatagtttctaTCAAGCCGGGTTTAACCGGTTTTTAGTAGactaaattggcaaaaatttgctcaaattaGGAAAGTaacaatatataataattattgaagtataaaacatatatatatcCACTTGGAATTTTAAGACttccgtttttaaaattataaatttaacttccaaaataaaattttacgtgttttattttattagtaaaaaaaacttagcCATAAAttcgaaccaattttaaaaaggccAATTTGTGTCCAGCAAAAATAGCCTGATTTCAACCGGTTTTAACAACCCTGGCTAAAACTGGCTGGTCAAAATGcggaaatttgtaaatttagaaatattgtGACAGAAATGGCCTCAAGAAATGTTCCAGCTGCATGGTGAATGGAgagacaatttaatttgtcaatgAGTTCTTTCAACTGAGTGTGACGTTACAATAATTGTGTCTCTATTTCTCAAGGCACATAATAAAGCAAACcaatatttcaattcttggcatctaaaaattaaaatccctcTCAAAATCATCCATCAGCACCGCTTATCGAACTAAATGCCAACCACggcaatcaataaataaaaaaatgaaagaaattttcaccATTATCAGTGAGCGCCATGCTGTAAGTAGATCCAGCAAAGACGTGCTTGACACCGCGGGTCTGGGTGTCAAAATACTTGATCCTGCGCGGCACCATCTCGTCCTTGGTGTCGGCGTGTCCGAGGCGGCCGTAGCCGCCGAAGCCCCACGAGAAAACGCGGCCCTTGGAGTCGACGGCCACCGTGTGGTTGGTGCCGCAGGCCACGTCGCGCACCTCAACGTCGTCAACGGGCGTGCTGTGGTTGTCGCGGCCCTTCTCGACGAACACGAGCACGCGCTTCGGCTTGGTCTCGTTGTTGAAGCCCAGCTTGGTGCTCGTGATGAAGTACTTGCCGTCCGTGTTATGTCCCAGCTGCCCGTACTCGGGCAGTCCGAACGTGTACACCACGCCGCGGCAGTCCAGGATGACCGAGAACTCGGCGCCGCACGCCACCTTCACGATAGGCGCTCCCTGGTGCTTGACCTGCCAATGCCAAACGCACACACGGCTCATAATTTTGCCCCAGCTGATTGCAGTGGAGTTTTGCCACTTCCACGCCCacaaacacgaatttttaCACCTGGTTTTAAATAGATTCTATGTTAATTTTCAGGATTTATgagattttctaaaataaaatacacagaGGGAATTAAGATGGccttttttaagaatttaaggAATAAGAAAAAGAATCAATAttactgaaatttatattttgagctCTACGCTGGTACAAATACTACGAGTTTGAACTCATAGCCCTAAATGAATTATCaactgataaaaatgcaaaattcctCGACTCTTTCAGCGAAAAATTTACCTTGGTGGCGGTGAGAACTGGATTGGTATTCCCAACACCGCACTGTCCACATTTATTATCACCGGCGCTGTAAACCTCACCCCGATCTAAAAGAAATTTGCTTCACATCTTTcaagaagaacaaaaaattagtcCAATTTTGTTACCTGTCAGAAACAGAGTATGGTGGCGTCCGCAAGCGGCCCCCACGATTTTCTCATCCATGAGGCTCGTCACAACAG
It encodes:
- the Tpi gene encoding triosephosphate isomerase, encoding MGRKFFVGGNWKMNGNKAGIDGIIAFLKAGPIDPNVDVVVGCPAIYLDYARQQCPDNVQVAAQNAYKVPSGAFTGEISPAMIADIGLQWVILGHSERRAIFGESDELVADKTKHALDSGLKVIACIGETLAEREANQTEAVVFRQTAAIAAKITDWTNVVLAYEPVWAIGTGKTASPQQAQEVHAKLREWLKEKVSPEVSDSLRIIYGGSVTAGNAKELGQEADIDGFLVGGASLKPDFIQIINAKQ
- the LOC135935652 gene encoding mucin-5B-like, which gives rise to MRSLLPGTLVLLSLWLVQNALAAQDADEACESLPAEIHLIKEEFDELGRLQRTCNGDVAVNKCEGQCSSQVQPSVVTPTGFLKECFCCRETFMRERTLTLMHCYDPDGTRLHGDKETMDVKLKEPAECKCYKCGADECSVTPVIHVLQYPGCVPKPIPSFACTGRCTSYLQVSGSKIWQMERSCMCCQESGEREASVTLFCPKAKPGERKFRKVITKAPLECMCRPCTGVEESAVIPQEIAAYGDEGPLTAHFIRSNQL
- the LOC135935650 gene encoding protein RCC2, translating into MSEKRKADEDLEERDAKKQQLGDGGDEEKNDADAADADAAKPLVQGPEHVGALVVCGQFNWDMVGKRDNKTTTPSVPHGRTLWAPHVFGPLKGVRVRVAASGSNAGHNVIVTEEGRCFTFGRNVKGQLGLGDEQRRDFPTVVTSLMDEKIVGAACGRHHTLFLTDRGEVYSAGDNKCGQCGVGNTNPVLTATKVKHQGAPIVKVACGAEFSVILDCRGVVYTFGLPEYGQLGHNTDGKYFITSTKLGFNNETKPKRVLVFVEKGRDNHSTPVDDVEVRDVACGTNHTVAVDSKGRVFSWGFGGYGRLGHADTKDEMVPRRIKYFDTQTRGVKHVFAGSTYSMALTDNGNVFSWGMTKRTGEANMYPKPVQDLCGWDVRSIGCSVTSVMVAADESVIGWGCSPTYGELGLGDTKKSSANPTEVKTMDGLHVHAIEMGMAHTLMICRDETEQDKANLADLPLYNIT